Proteins from a single region of bacterium:
- a CDS encoding protein kinase, whose protein sequence is MKPKLSTETGPEITQRLAAKAFRKRLLVFFGAACAAFLLGFLGYIYAFRPSGPIDSALHSGLPLFLVPVILVLGILAALLMRPSLQALKALDVAVLLLVLLSLALSNLRIEGRYSIPLLYGGLLLWHATVVPCRFALQAALALAALAAFVLGQWGETRLGFDGLELGLLLGISLAISRTTERSQRSLFEAQSYGNYRLLKELGTGGMGRVYAAAHSSLCRPTAIKVMEPKNGQDLDSAIARFEKEVRLSATLTHPNTITIFDYGNSEAGGFFYAMELLDGMDLQRLVERFGPLPAARVVPILLQASAALSEAHSKGIIHRDIKPSNIFLCRHGGMADFVKVLDFGLAKELRSKNTAELTQSGELLGTPRYIAPESVGEKGTVDARTDIYMLGSVAYWMLTGKAPFEDASGVDVIVKHLTEAPRPPSQVTELPIPPELEKIVMRCLEKRKQDRFQNVGELSRALQNLALEETWDQEKAQEWWKLHFAPTESPAAAGPKAPPAPGLRTLCPRRAG, encoded by the coding sequence GTGAAGCCCAAGCTGTCCACCGAAACCGGGCCGGAAATCACCCAGCGCTTGGCCGCCAAGGCTTTCCGCAAGAGACTATTGGTGTTTTTCGGCGCCGCCTGCGCCGCTTTTCTGCTGGGCTTCCTCGGCTATATTTACGCATTTCGTCCAAGCGGCCCGATCGACTCCGCCCTTCATTCCGGGCTCCCGCTCTTCTTGGTGCCGGTGATCCTGGTTCTCGGAATCTTGGCCGCCCTGCTGATGCGGCCCTCGCTGCAAGCGCTGAAAGCCCTCGACGTGGCGGTGCTGCTGCTGGTTCTGCTCAGCCTAGCCCTGTCCAACCTCCGGATCGAGGGCCGCTATTCCATCCCGCTGCTCTACGGCGGCTTGCTGCTCTGGCACGCCACCGTCGTTCCCTGCCGATTCGCCCTACAGGCGGCCCTGGCGCTCGCGGCCTTGGCCGCCTTCGTGCTCGGCCAATGGGGCGAAACCCGGCTCGGCTTCGACGGGCTGGAGCTGGGCCTCCTGCTCGGAATCTCGCTGGCCATCAGCCGGACCACCGAGCGCTCGCAGCGCAGCCTCTTCGAGGCCCAATCCTACGGGAACTATCGCCTGCTGAAGGAGCTGGGCACCGGCGGCATGGGCCGGGTCTACGCGGCCGCCCACTCCTCGCTCTGCCGGCCCACCGCCATCAAGGTGATGGAGCCGAAAAACGGCCAAGATCTCGACAGCGCCATCGCCCGCTTCGAAAAGGAGGTCCGCCTGTCGGCCACCCTGACCCATCCCAACACGATCACGATCTTCGACTACGGCAACTCCGAGGCCGGCGGCTTCTTCTACGCGATGGAGCTGCTCGATGGGATGGATCTCCAAAGGCTGGTCGAGCGCTTCGGCCCCTTGCCGGCGGCGCGGGTGGTCCCGATCCTGCTCCAGGCCAGCGCCGCCTTGAGCGAAGCTCACAGCAAGGGGATCATCCACCGCGACATCAAGCCCTCGAATATTTTCCTGTGCCGCCACGGCGGCATGGCCGACTTCGTCAAGGTCCTGGACTTCGGCCTGGCCAAGGAGCTGCGGAGCAAAAATACCGCCGAGCTGACCCAGTCCGGCGAGCTGCTCGGCACCCCGCGCTACATCGCGCCGGAGAGCGTGGGCGAAAAAGGGACCGTCGACGCCCGCACCGACATCTATATGCTGGGCTCGGTCGCTTACTGGATGCTGACCGGCAAGGCGCCCTTTGAGGATGCCTCCGGCGTCGACGTCATCGTCAAGCACCTGACCGAGGCTCCGCGGCCGCCCTCCCAGGTCACCGAGCTTCCCATCCCGCCGGAGCTGGAAAAGATCGTGATGCGCTGCCTCGAGAAGCGGAAGCAAGACCGCTTCCAGAACGTCGGCGAGTTGTCGCGGGCCCTCCAAAACCTCGCCCTGGAAGAGACCTGGGACCAGGAAAAGGCCCAGGAATGGTGGAAACTGCACTTCGCGCCGACCGAGAGCCCGGCCGCGGCCGGTCCCAAGGCCCCTCCGGCTCCCGGCCTCCGCACCCTCTGCCCCCGCCGGGCCGGCTAG
- a CDS encoding Npt1/Npt2 family nucleotide transporter produces MAMWRRFYDWLDFRPEEARALWLSFAGAFLIVGFMILARSIREALYLDAFDVKSLPYITLTVVVLGFPTASLFSFFLSRHSTQRVLNIIVLIVLGGLALLWPIAHLHRITVIFFYLWTALATLVLTAGFWIVVSEHFPIRGAKRLYGLISGGGTAGALVVGTALRPLTKSIPVFGLLPMVIGLLFLFWLTIVFLPKVSESREEASAQKPSLGQQIRLVWNSPHLSAIAVVVITATLASTLLDFQFKEFVKEGLQDKQAMAGFFGAFYGWTGGVALLIQIVLTSRLLSKLGVGWTMSILPVILLAAGGSLLFIPSLYLVTGFRGLDNSLRKSLHRSAIEVLYVPVPSLLRRKTKTFIDSVLDSLAEGFGALLIFFTVTWGNIPSRYLSIFILVSASLFFLQTLRMDRRYYKTLVQRLKEGEEEAAAVFAEESRYGQDLLDASFSSIDLRKSLEKKGIVFEDRSSHRPPEPESKPAETKGANESEDRQAILGSNDSEKIRRLLESESTWEPAQVPALVRLLVRDNLYHQAGQALAKMGEPCLEPLIQYLGDESNDFVIRRRIPQILARLDSEKAEAALLDALFVERFEIRYRAAVALMKRCQSELKHLPKEEKKELLWKAIRYEVNHEKPVWEMQQILDELDEEERDDFPQHLEARGELSLEHVFRMLALIFDPRLIRTAFQGLQVEDPKLRSFALEYLEQILPDDVQEKLWLFIGDVSESKKRKAQRPLEEVARELMETGATLFIDKQDREKLKVALEKAQKE; encoded by the coding sequence ATGGCGATGTGGCGCCGCTTTTACGATTGGCTGGACTTCCGCCCCGAAGAGGCTCGGGCCCTTTGGCTTTCCTTCGCCGGCGCCTTCCTGATCGTCGGCTTCATGATCCTGGCCCGCTCGATCCGCGAAGCCCTCTACCTCGACGCCTTCGACGTCAAGTCCCTGCCTTACATCACCCTGACCGTCGTGGTCTTGGGCTTTCCCACCGCGTCGTTGTTCTCTTTCTTCCTCTCGCGACATTCGACCCAGCGGGTGCTCAACATCATCGTGCTGATCGTGCTCGGCGGCTTGGCCTTGCTTTGGCCGATCGCCCACCTGCACCGGATCACCGTGATTTTCTTCTACCTTTGGACGGCGCTGGCGACCTTGGTCCTGACGGCCGGGTTTTGGATCGTGGTCAGCGAGCATTTTCCGATTCGCGGCGCCAAGCGGCTCTACGGCTTGATCAGCGGGGGTGGCACCGCCGGAGCCTTGGTCGTCGGGACCGCGCTGCGCCCCTTGACCAAGAGCATCCCGGTCTTTGGCCTTTTGCCGATGGTGATCGGATTGCTCTTCCTTTTCTGGCTGACGATCGTTTTTCTGCCCAAGGTTTCCGAGTCCCGCGAAGAAGCGTCCGCCCAAAAGCCTTCCCTGGGCCAGCAAATCCGCTTGGTGTGGAATTCGCCCCACCTCTCGGCCATCGCGGTCGTCGTCATCACGGCAACCTTGGCCTCGACCCTGCTGGATTTTCAATTCAAGGAATTCGTCAAGGAAGGCCTGCAAGACAAGCAGGCGATGGCCGGCTTCTTCGGGGCCTTCTACGGCTGGACCGGCGGCGTCGCCTTGCTCATCCAGATCGTCCTGACCTCGCGGCTGCTCTCCAAGCTGGGCGTCGGATGGACGATGTCGATCCTGCCGGTCATCCTGCTGGCAGCCGGCGGCAGCCTCCTCTTCATCCCCAGCCTCTACTTGGTCACCGGTTTCCGCGGACTCGACAATTCCTTGCGCAAGTCGCTGCACCGCTCGGCCATCGAAGTCCTCTACGTGCCGGTCCCCTCGCTGCTCCGGCGCAAGACCAAGACCTTCATCGATTCGGTCCTCGATTCGCTGGCCGAGGGCTTCGGCGCCCTCTTGATCTTCTTCACCGTCACCTGGGGCAATATCCCTTCGCGCTATCTTTCGATCTTCATCCTGGTTTCAGCCAGTCTCTTCTTTCTTCAAACCCTGCGGATGGACCGCCGCTATTACAAAACCTTGGTCCAACGCCTGAAAGAAGGCGAGGAAGAAGCCGCGGCGGTCTTCGCCGAGGAAAGCCGCTATGGCCAAGATCTGCTCGATGCCTCCTTCAGCTCGATCGACCTGCGGAAGAGCCTGGAGAAGAAAGGGATCGTCTTCGAAGACCGCTCCAGCCACCGGCCGCCGGAGCCGGAATCGAAACCGGCCGAGACCAAAGGCGCGAATGAATCCGAAGACCGGCAGGCGATCTTGGGCTCGAACGACTCCGAAAAAATTCGCCGGCTCCTGGAAAGCGAGTCGACTTGGGAGCCGGCCCAGGTCCCCGCCTTGGTTCGGCTGCTGGTCCGCGACAACCTCTACCATCAAGCCGGCCAAGCCCTGGCCAAGATGGGCGAGCCCTGCCTCGAACCCTTGATTCAATACCTGGGCGACGAGAGCAACGACTTCGTCATCCGCCGGCGCATTCCCCAGATCCTGGCCCGGCTCGATTCGGAAAAGGCCGAAGCGGCCCTGCTCGATGCCCTGTTCGTCGAGCGTTTCGAGATCCGCTACCGCGCCGCCGTCGCCCTGATGAAGCGCTGCCAATCGGAGCTGAAGCACTTGCCGAAGGAAGAGAAAAAAGAGCTCCTGTGGAAGGCGATCCGCTACGAGGTCAACCACGAGAAGCCGGTCTGGGAGATGCAGCAGATCCTCGACGAGCTGGACGAGGAGGAGCGCGACGATTTTCCCCAGCATCTCGAAGCCCGGGGCGAGCTGAGCCTCGAGCACGTTTTCCGGATGCTGGCCCTTATTTTCGATCCCCGGCTGATCCGGACCGCCTTTCAAGGCCTTCAGGTCGAGGACCCCAAGCTGCGAAGCTTCGCCCTGGAATACCTCGAGCAGATCCTGCCCGACGACGTCCAGGAGAAGCTCTGGCTCTTCATCGGTGACGTCAGCGAATCGAAGAAACGCAAGGCCCAGCGGCCGCTGGAGGAAGTGGCCCGGGAGTTGATGGAAACCGGCGCCACCCTGTTCATCGACAAGCAAGACCGGGAAAAGCTCAAGGTCGCGCTGGAGAAGGCTCAGAAGGAGTAG